A window from Heteronotia binoei isolate CCM8104 ecotype False Entrance Well chromosome 15, APGP_CSIRO_Hbin_v1, whole genome shotgun sequence encodes these proteins:
- the SEZ6L2 gene encoding seizure 6-like protein 2 isoform X1, whose protein sequence is MGCWEKAASKMLVLLLLCSVPPLQGLPLWENDDVIPATPSPQLEALSSEAMAGPKEEDLGVSAEVRGSLPPNPEGLSELLQGALLRKEFLGDELMEEPIPGGSPSTLPPFHPPIQHLEGGMVPETSEAAATGPSPLTTAAPPTGFLLTTPPASTAAAPPRLPPPPDEAGSASQHISATTAAFIPEGDEETTTTLITTTTITTVHTPVLCNNNITDVEGYVESPDYAGATFYGGLDCTYTISVYMGYGIEVQVQSLNLSKEDSLTVEGLGLEKPVVLANESLMVEGQVIRSPTNQVLIHFQSYHTTTPGVFKFHYQAFLLSCGFPSRPENGDVMVTDLHPGGSATFKCESGFHLRGEETLICLNVSRPRWSGTSPTCVASCGGTIHNATRGRIVAPEALGGPHGRNLTCRWLVEAPEGQRLHLHFERVALDEDNDKLMIRSGSSAFSPITYDSDMDDVPERGLLSDAQSLIVELTSEGPATPLILSLRYEAFDEDRCYEPFLAHGNFSTSDPLYRMGTVVEFACSAGYMLEQGPSAIECVDSRDPRWNESEPTCKALCGGELSEPTGVVLSPDWPQSYGKGQDCVWGIRVQEEKRVLLDIEILNIRKSDVLTIFDGGDLTARILGQYLGPHPRFSLYSSGPAVTLQFQSDPGDPLFGLSQGFLVRYKEVPRNDTCPDLPEVEFGWRTASHAAVIRGTVVTYQCEPGYDIVGSDILTCQWDLSWSNSPPTCQKIVNCADPGEISNGKRSVSDRRFSIGSHVQYFCHEGYIVEGSSTLTCYNRDTGTPKWSDRVPKCVLKYEPCLNPGVPDNGYQTLYKHHYQAGESLRFFCYEGFELIGEVTITCIPGHPSQWTSQPPLCKVAYEEFLNDRKLEVTQTTDPSHQMEGGNIALAIFLPIILAILLIGGIYVYYTKFQGKSLFGFSFSSSHSYSPITVESDFNNPLYEAGDTREYEVSI, encoded by the exons ATGGGCTGTTGGGAAAAAGCCGCGTCCAAAATGCTCGTCCTTCTGTTGCTTTGTTCCGTTCCTCCGCTCCAAG GCTTGCCCCTCTGGGAAAACGATGATGTGATCcccgccaccccctcccctcagctGGAGGCCCTGTCTTCAGAAGCCATGGCTGGACCCAAGGAGGAGGACCTGGGGGTCTCTGCTGAGGTCAGGGGATCCTTGCCCCCAAATCCTGAAGGCCTCTCTGAGCTGCTGCAGGGAGCCCTGCTGAGGAAGGAATTCCTGGGGGATGAACTGATGGAGGAGCCCATTCCTg GAGGCAGCCCTTCCACCCtgcctcccttccatcctcccatCCAGCACCTGGAGGGCGGGATGGTCCCCGAGACCTCAGAAGCCGCAGCCACCGgcccatcgccactgaccaccgCAGCGCCTCCCACTGGCTTCCTTCTCACAACCCCACCAGCCTCCACGGCTGCTGCTCCCCCACGCCTCCCGCCGCCGCCGGATGAGGCCGGTTCTGCCAGCCAGCACATTTCAGCCACCACTGCAGCTTTCATCCCTGAGGGTGATGAGGAGACCACCACCACCTTGATCACCACCACAACCATCACTACGGTGCACACGCCTG TACTTTGCAACAACAATATCACCGATGTGGAGGGCTACGTTGAGTCTCCGGATTATGCTGGTGCCACTTTCTACGGAGGCCTGGATTGTACCTACACGATTTCAGTTTACATGGGGTATGGGATAGAAGTACAG GTGCAGAGCCTGAATCTGTCCAAGGAGGACTCTCTCACGGTGGAGGGCCTAGGATTAGAGAAGCCCGTGGTCTTGGCCAACGAGTCCCTGATGGTCGAGGGACAAGTGATTCGCAGTCCTACCAACCAAGTCTTGATTCACTTTCAGAGCTACCATACCACTACCCCTGGAGTCTTCAAATTCCACTATCAGG CTTTTCTGCTTAGCTGTGGCTTCCCCAGCCGGCCAgagaatggtgatgtcatggtaaCCGACCTCCATCCTGGAGGTTCTGCCACTTTCAAGTGTGAGTCGGGCTTCCACTTGCGAGGAGAGGAGACCCTCATTTGCCTCAATGTCAGCCGCCCTCGCTGGAGTGGCACCAGCCCCACCTGTGTGG CTTCTTGTGGAGGAACAATTCACAATGCTACTCGCGGGCGCATTGTAGCTCCTGAGGCACTGGGGGGGCCTCACGGTCGGAACCTGACCTGCCGCTGGCTGGTGGAGGCACCTGAGGGACAGCGGCTTCATCTGCACTTTGAGCGGGTGGCCTTGGATGAGGACAACGACAA ATTGATGATCCGCAGTGGAAGCAGTGCATTCTCCCCCATCACCTACGACTCTGACATGGATGACGTCCCCGAACGAGGGTTGCTGAGTGATGCCCAGTCTCTCATTGTGGAGCTGACCAGTGAGGGCCCTGCCACACCCCTCATCCTCAGCTTGCGCTATGAAG CTTTTGATGAAGACCGATGCTATGAGCCATTCCTGGCGCATGGAAACTTCAGCACGTCGGACCCGCTGTATCGCATGGGGACGGTGGTCGAGTTTGCCTGCAGCGCTGGATACATGCTCGAACAAGGGCCGTCTGCCATCGAGTGCGTTGATTCGAGAGACCCTCGCTGGAACGAAAGTGAGCCCACCTGCAAAG cattgtgtgggggggagctctCTGAGCCCACAGGTGTCGTCCTTTCGCCCGACTGGCCCCAGTCCTATGGGAAAGGCCAAGACTGCGTTTGGGGCATCCGGGTGCAGGAGGAGAAGCGGGTGCTGCTGGACATAGAGAT CCTCAACATCCGCAAGTCAGACGTGCTGACGATCTTCGATGGGGGGGACTTAACCGCTCGGATTCTGGGCCAGTACTTGGGGCCCCATCCCCGCTTCAGCCTGTACTCTTCAGGCCCAGCTGTCACCCTCCAGTTTCAGTCCGATCCCGGGGACCCCCTCTTCGGCCTCAGCCAAGGATTCCTGGTGCGGTACAAGG AGGTCCCACGGAATGACACATGCCCCGATCTGCCAGAGGTGGAGTTTGGCTGGCGCACCGCTTCTCATGCTGCTGTTATCCGAGGCACCGTCGTGACGTACCAGTGTGAGCCAGGCTATGACATTGTGGGGTCTGACATCCTCACCTGCCAGTGGGACCTGTCTTGGAGCAACAGCCCTCCAACTTGCCAGAAGA TCGTGAACTGCGCAGACCCCGGAGAAATCAGCAACGGCAAGCGCAGTGTCTCAGACCGACGCTTCTCCATCGGCTCCCATGTCCAGTATTTCTGCCACGAGGGCTACATAGTAGAAGGAAGTAGCACACTGACCTGCTACAACCGGGACACAGGCACACCCAAGTGGAGCGACCGAGTGCCCAAGTGTGTCT TGAAATACGAGCCCTGCTTGAACCCCGGTGTGCCGGACAACGGGTACCAAACGCTGTACAAGCATCACTACCAGGCAGGCGAATCCCTGCGCTTCTTCTGCTATGAGGGCTTCGAGCTCATCGGCGAGGTCACCATTACCTGCATACCGGGACATCCATCCCAGTGGACCAGTCAGCCGCCGCTCTGCAAAG tggcctatGAGGAGTTTCTGAACGACCGGAAACTAGAAG TTACCCAGACGACAGACCCTTCCCACCAGATGGAAGGCGGCAACATCGCCCTGGCAATCTTCCTCCCCATCATTCTTGCCATCCTCCTGATTGGTGGCATCTACGTCTACTACACCAA GTTCCAGGGAAAATCTCTCTTTGGCTTCTCCTTCTCCAGCTCCCACAGCTACAGCCCCATCACTGTGGAGTCTGATTTTAACAACCCACTCTACGAGGCTGGG GACACCAGAGAATATGAAGTCTCCATCTAG
- the SEZ6L2 gene encoding seizure 6-like protein 2 isoform X2: protein MGCWEKAASKMLVLLLLCSVPPLQGLPLWENDDVIPATPSPQLEALSSEAMAGPKEEDLGVSAEVRGSLPPNPEGLSELLQGALLRKEFLGDELMEEPIPGGSPSTLPPFHPPIQHLEGGMVPETSEAAATGPSPLTTAAPPTGFLLTTPPASTAAAPPRLPPPPDEAGSASQHISATTAAFIPEGDEETTTTLITTTTITTVHTPVLCNNNITDVEGYVESPDYAGATFYGGLDCTYTISVYMGYGIEVQVQSLNLSKEDSLTVEGLGLEKPVVLANESLMVEGQVIRSPTNQVLIHFQSYHTTTPGVFKFHYQAFLLSCGFPSRPENGDVMVTDLHPGGSATFKCESGFHLRGEETLICLNVSRPRWSGTSPTCVASCGGTIHNATRGRIVAPEALGGPHGRNLTCRWLVEAPEGQRLHLHFERVALDEDNDKLMIRSGSSAFSPITYDSDMDDVPERGLLSDAQSLIVELTSEGPATPLILSLRYEAFDEDRCYEPFLAHGNFSTSDPLYRMGTVVEFACSAGYMLEQGPSAIECVDSRDPRWNESEPTCKALCGGELSEPTGVVLSPDWPQSYGKGQDCVWGIRVQEEKRVLLDIEILNIRKSDVLTIFDGGDLTARILGQYLGPHPRFSLYSSGPAVTLQFQSDPGDPLFGLSQGFLVRYKEVPRNDTCPDLPEVEFGWRTASHAAVIRGTVVTYQCEPGYDIVGSDILTCQWDLSWSNSPPTCQKIVNCADPGEISNGKRSVSDRRFSIGSHVQYFCHEGYIVEGSSTLTCYNRDTGTPKWSDRVPKCVLKYEPCLNPGVPDNGYQTLYKHHYQAGESLRFFCYEGFELIGEVTITCIPGHPSQWTSQPPLCKVTQTTDPSHQMEGGNIALAIFLPIILAILLIGGIYVYYTKFQGKSLFGFSFSSSHSYSPITVESDFNNPLYEAGDTREYEVSI, encoded by the exons ATGGGCTGTTGGGAAAAAGCCGCGTCCAAAATGCTCGTCCTTCTGTTGCTTTGTTCCGTTCCTCCGCTCCAAG GCTTGCCCCTCTGGGAAAACGATGATGTGATCcccgccaccccctcccctcagctGGAGGCCCTGTCTTCAGAAGCCATGGCTGGACCCAAGGAGGAGGACCTGGGGGTCTCTGCTGAGGTCAGGGGATCCTTGCCCCCAAATCCTGAAGGCCTCTCTGAGCTGCTGCAGGGAGCCCTGCTGAGGAAGGAATTCCTGGGGGATGAACTGATGGAGGAGCCCATTCCTg GAGGCAGCCCTTCCACCCtgcctcccttccatcctcccatCCAGCACCTGGAGGGCGGGATGGTCCCCGAGACCTCAGAAGCCGCAGCCACCGgcccatcgccactgaccaccgCAGCGCCTCCCACTGGCTTCCTTCTCACAACCCCACCAGCCTCCACGGCTGCTGCTCCCCCACGCCTCCCGCCGCCGCCGGATGAGGCCGGTTCTGCCAGCCAGCACATTTCAGCCACCACTGCAGCTTTCATCCCTGAGGGTGATGAGGAGACCACCACCACCTTGATCACCACCACAACCATCACTACGGTGCACACGCCTG TACTTTGCAACAACAATATCACCGATGTGGAGGGCTACGTTGAGTCTCCGGATTATGCTGGTGCCACTTTCTACGGAGGCCTGGATTGTACCTACACGATTTCAGTTTACATGGGGTATGGGATAGAAGTACAG GTGCAGAGCCTGAATCTGTCCAAGGAGGACTCTCTCACGGTGGAGGGCCTAGGATTAGAGAAGCCCGTGGTCTTGGCCAACGAGTCCCTGATGGTCGAGGGACAAGTGATTCGCAGTCCTACCAACCAAGTCTTGATTCACTTTCAGAGCTACCATACCACTACCCCTGGAGTCTTCAAATTCCACTATCAGG CTTTTCTGCTTAGCTGTGGCTTCCCCAGCCGGCCAgagaatggtgatgtcatggtaaCCGACCTCCATCCTGGAGGTTCTGCCACTTTCAAGTGTGAGTCGGGCTTCCACTTGCGAGGAGAGGAGACCCTCATTTGCCTCAATGTCAGCCGCCCTCGCTGGAGTGGCACCAGCCCCACCTGTGTGG CTTCTTGTGGAGGAACAATTCACAATGCTACTCGCGGGCGCATTGTAGCTCCTGAGGCACTGGGGGGGCCTCACGGTCGGAACCTGACCTGCCGCTGGCTGGTGGAGGCACCTGAGGGACAGCGGCTTCATCTGCACTTTGAGCGGGTGGCCTTGGATGAGGACAACGACAA ATTGATGATCCGCAGTGGAAGCAGTGCATTCTCCCCCATCACCTACGACTCTGACATGGATGACGTCCCCGAACGAGGGTTGCTGAGTGATGCCCAGTCTCTCATTGTGGAGCTGACCAGTGAGGGCCCTGCCACACCCCTCATCCTCAGCTTGCGCTATGAAG CTTTTGATGAAGACCGATGCTATGAGCCATTCCTGGCGCATGGAAACTTCAGCACGTCGGACCCGCTGTATCGCATGGGGACGGTGGTCGAGTTTGCCTGCAGCGCTGGATACATGCTCGAACAAGGGCCGTCTGCCATCGAGTGCGTTGATTCGAGAGACCCTCGCTGGAACGAAAGTGAGCCCACCTGCAAAG cattgtgtgggggggagctctCTGAGCCCACAGGTGTCGTCCTTTCGCCCGACTGGCCCCAGTCCTATGGGAAAGGCCAAGACTGCGTTTGGGGCATCCGGGTGCAGGAGGAGAAGCGGGTGCTGCTGGACATAGAGAT CCTCAACATCCGCAAGTCAGACGTGCTGACGATCTTCGATGGGGGGGACTTAACCGCTCGGATTCTGGGCCAGTACTTGGGGCCCCATCCCCGCTTCAGCCTGTACTCTTCAGGCCCAGCTGTCACCCTCCAGTTTCAGTCCGATCCCGGGGACCCCCTCTTCGGCCTCAGCCAAGGATTCCTGGTGCGGTACAAGG AGGTCCCACGGAATGACACATGCCCCGATCTGCCAGAGGTGGAGTTTGGCTGGCGCACCGCTTCTCATGCTGCTGTTATCCGAGGCACCGTCGTGACGTACCAGTGTGAGCCAGGCTATGACATTGTGGGGTCTGACATCCTCACCTGCCAGTGGGACCTGTCTTGGAGCAACAGCCCTCCAACTTGCCAGAAGA TCGTGAACTGCGCAGACCCCGGAGAAATCAGCAACGGCAAGCGCAGTGTCTCAGACCGACGCTTCTCCATCGGCTCCCATGTCCAGTATTTCTGCCACGAGGGCTACATAGTAGAAGGAAGTAGCACACTGACCTGCTACAACCGGGACACAGGCACACCCAAGTGGAGCGACCGAGTGCCCAAGTGTGTCT TGAAATACGAGCCCTGCTTGAACCCCGGTGTGCCGGACAACGGGTACCAAACGCTGTACAAGCATCACTACCAGGCAGGCGAATCCCTGCGCTTCTTCTGCTATGAGGGCTTCGAGCTCATCGGCGAGGTCACCATTACCTGCATACCGGGACATCCATCCCAGTGGACCAGTCAGCCGCCGCTCTGCAAAG TTACCCAGACGACAGACCCTTCCCACCAGATGGAAGGCGGCAACATCGCCCTGGCAATCTTCCTCCCCATCATTCTTGCCATCCTCCTGATTGGTGGCATCTACGTCTACTACACCAA GTTCCAGGGAAAATCTCTCTTTGGCTTCTCCTTCTCCAGCTCCCACAGCTACAGCCCCATCACTGTGGAGTCTGATTTTAACAACCCACTCTACGAGGCTGGG GACACCAGAGAATATGAAGTCTCCATCTAG